The window GACCGGCATCGCCCGCGGCGACCGCGTACTCGACGCTGGCACCGGCACTGGCGTCCTCGCGGCCATGATGGCGCGTGCCGGTGCCGAGGTCGTCACCTACGAGCGAAAGGGCGACTTTGCCGATGTAGCGCGCGAAAACATGGACCTCGGCGGCGTTTCTGACACGGTGGACGTGCGAACTGGCGATCTGCTCGAGAATCTCGACGACCTCGAGTCGTCGTCGTTCGACGTGCTGACGCTTGATACGGGCGATGCCGACGATGCAATTGCCCACGCGCCAGACCTGCTGGTCGAGGGCGGTTTCGTCGCGGTCTACAGCCCGTTCATCGAGTCGACTCGCGCTGTCGTCGAGACGGCCCGCGAGGTCGGACTCGCGAATATCCGAACCCGCGAGACCATCCAGCGCGAGATGCAGTTCGACGACCGTGGCTCGAGGCCCTCGACGGCTCCCGTGGGTCATACGGGCTATCTGACGCTCGCGCGTAACGAGTAAGCGAGACCGTACCACAGGGACGACACTATTTTGACGCGGTCGCTCGAGTCAGTAGTCATACCAATGAACGCTCGAGGAACCGTCGACGGCATCTATATCGCGCCGGATTCCGGCGAACCGATGGAATCGGTCGACACCGTCGAGGCCGTCGCCGACCGTGGCCTCCGCGGGGACCGATACTTTCGAGAGCAGGGGCTGTACGACCGACGCGAGGATCTTCCGGAGGGGACTGGCGTCACGCTCATCGAAGCCGAAGCGCTCGAGGCAGCGATGCGCGACGAAGATACGGATGTAGAGCCACAGGAAACAAGGCGGAACATTCTGACGCGAGACGTGGCGCTGAATCACCTCATTGACCGCGAGTTTCGGGTCGGAGAGGCGACACTCGTCGGTGTCCGATTGTGCGAGCCCTGCAGTTACATGGAATCGCTCGCGGAGACGACGGGTGCCGTTGAGGCGCTGGTCCATCGCGGCGGGTTGAACGCCACCATCGTAGAGTCAGGCTCGATCACAGTTGACGATGAGATCGTCTTATAAGCGCCGACACGGTTGGCGTTCGTGGCAACCCGAGCGCCAGCAGAAACGGGTGTGATCGAATGGTGCGACCGCGCTACAGCAATTGGTAGCGTGGCGACCTCAATTATCGTCTTCGCGCCACTTGTGCTCGCACTCCGTACAGATGAAAAAGCGCGTCTCTGATTCGTCGGCCGAGCGAATCTGTTGCATGTACCAGTGGGCGCGGTCATTCTCACATTCCGGACAGAGCGCATCCGTTTCTGGTAGCGACGTCTCGCCAGAGGACTCGATGACCTCACTGGCTTCCTGGTCGTCCGTGACGGTGTACTGGTCTGCGTCGCCTTTCGGCTTCGTAAAGCCGCAACTGCCACACTCCCAGATGCCGCCGTCCGCTTTCATCATCGAACCGCACTCGTCGCAAAATTCCATTAGTATCCGGCCTACGTCGGCCGACGGACTTAAACGACGCGTTTGGTGACTCCCAGAGACCCTTGAGGAGCGACGAACTCACCGTTACGTACCGCCAATCGCCTCGAGAACGGCCGGGAGTTCCGTCACGAACGCCTCGACCTCGAGATAGCCGAGTCGAAGTCGCTCGAGCGCAAGCGTCCACTCCTCGTCGCTGTCCTCGTTGATATCGTCGAGTGTGCGCTCGAGACGGGTGTCAGTCCAGTCGCGGTCCTCGATGATGACGGTACAGAGGTGGTGGACGAGCAGATGGTCGCCGTCCGCCTCGAGGCGATTCTCGAGTGTCTCGTCGGCGCTCCGGGCGGCCTCGAGGACATCTTCGCCAGTAGTCTCGAACGAGGATCGGAGTGGATCGTCATTGTTGAGGGTAGCGAGCGAGGGCATGTCCGCGAATTCCTCGAGCGTGCGTACGACTGCGTCCCGTTCGGCGATGAGGCGAACTGCGAGTGCGATTCGACCGCGGCGGCGCTCGTCTGAGCCGTCTGATCTATCAAATTCAAACGGCGTCCAGATGTCGCGTGCGTAAGACGAACGCTCGTCGTCGTAGCTGAAGTCGATAGCATCGAGACGTGTCTCGAGGTCGTCTTCGAGCGATTCGTAGCGCGACTCGAGGGTGGGAGCGGCGTCGGTTGTGGTGTCGGCCTCGTCGTGGAGATGGGCCTCGAAGTGTTCGATATCCTCGAGCAGCGCCTCGACGACAAAGACAGGGATAGATGCTCGTGCCAACTCGTCTGCCCCAATCCAGTCTGTTCGATCGGGGTCCGCATCGGACCCGTGTGCGGAGTCACCACGCTCGAGTGCGCGCCGACCCGACGCGATTGTTGTCCGAACGCCCTCGAGGTAGTCGTCGAGGTCGCCGTAGGCGGCGACAGCCCACGGGAGGTCGTCTGCGTAGTACGTGATCGCTTCGCTGACGCGTTCGTACTCGTCTTCGACAGTATCGAGTTCGTCGACGACGTCATCAGTGTCTCGGTCATTGCGCTCAACCTGGGCGAACGCCAGCGCGTGACCTGCACTCCGCAACCCGTCTCGCAAGTCCTCGAGCAGCTCGAGTCGCTCGACCGGCGTGCGGTCACTGCTGTCTGCAAATCGGTCTGCAGCATCGGAGAGAGTGTCTTCAGCGGCCTCGAGTCGCGACTGTGCCCGCCGAACCTCACGCGGGAGGTCGTTCAGTTGATCCTCGAAGTCAGGCCATGCCGCTCGAGTCTCCGCGAGTAACTCCTCGAGATCGTCTCGAGCAGTCTCGAGATGCTCATCGCTAACGGTGAGCGTCGTTTCGGTCTCGAGGGTGGGCCGGTCGCGGTCGCGAGCAGTCCGAAGGGCGTCGCGGTCGTCCCAGCGTCGGAGTCGGCGACGCTGGTGGTAGCTGCCGAGACCGAGAAGACCGCCAATACTGCCGGCGGAGAGCAGGAGGGAACGTCGGTCCATTGACTCAATTGATCAGCAGGGCGTCATAAGTCTTGTTGATAGTCTGTTCTAAATCGTAACTCTTCCAAATATGAGTGTCTCGAGGCCCGAAACGAGCGTTTTCAGAAAGGATATACCGGGGTAGGCAGATGCTTCGACAGCCATCATGCACGCAAATCGTCGCACGTTCATTCGACGCTCGTCGGCCGCAACGGCCGGACTGTTCGGCGTCGCAGCCGCGACACCAACTGCGACTGCAGACGAGCCAGCCGACGACATGGCGCTCGTCGAGGGTCAACTCAGGTACGGCGAGAGTCCCGCCGGAGACGTCACCGTTGCGTTCGACGAGGACACGTCAACCGAAACGGCGAGCAACGGGCGCTACGACCAGGAACTCGAGCCCGGCACCTACACCGTCGCAGTCGACGAAGGCGGCTACGTCGCCGACACCGAGGAGATTGAACTCGAGGCCGGCGACACGACCAGCGTCACTTTCGACCTCGAGCGCGAGTGGGGACCCGAGGAGGGCGAAATCGAAGTCGCCATCGTCGAACCCGGCGGTGGCTCGACGCTCGAGTCTCGAGTGACAATTTTTGGCAACGGCGAGACACATAGCGTCGTCGCGCCGAACGGGCGACTCCCGGATGGCGAGCGTTGGACGACCGGATTGGTCGTCCCTGAGGGCTGGTGGGAGATTCACGTCGAAGGCGTCGAGGGCTACGGCGACGGCTACGAGGAGGTCTACGTCGAGGCAGGCGAGGATGTTCGCGCGCTGATCGACCTCGCAGAACAGCCACGGCCAATCTCCAAGACGGCACTCGTCTCGGGTGAGATAACTGATGAGGACGGCGACCCCGTCGACGATGCGACGGTGCGCCTGCGCGGCGAGCGCTCGACGCGCGTCGAGACGACCGACGAAGACGGCGAGTTCGACGCCAAACTCGAGCACGGTCAGTACACGCTCGATGTCTTTGCAGATGGGTACGACCGCGCCGAGACGGACGTTGTCGCCCGGTTCGGTCGCATGGTCGAACCAGAGATCACACTCGAAACAGACTAACGACGTCTCACGGCCGGTAAAAGTGTCAAGTTTCTACTACGCTATCCTTCGCCTTCCGACTGGAACGGCTCGCCGACCGCTTCGCGCGGCAAGACGTTGTGTAACTCTGTCTTGAGATCCTCAGGCGACTCGAACTGCTCGGTTTCGCTGCGTTCGACCAGCGAGCCAAGGTTTCGCTCGCCATCAGCGAGCAACAGGGTTGTCTCCGAAAACTCTTGGACAGCGTCGTCGTTCGACGCGGGATACTCGAGGTCCGTGAGGACGGTTTCGATGCGGCTCAGTTTGACATCGGTCATAGGAATCACTACGCCAGAAAGGGGCTTGTAACTCGTTGCCGATACAAGCGACAGTCCCCGTCGGAGACGTTTCTATTCGAAACTATAAACGGACGCGCCGATGCAGTAGGGATCGATGCGAAGACTGCTCGAGTGGCTTCGAACGCCGGTTAGCTGGACGAGTTGGCTGTTCGGGGTGCTCATCGCGCAGTTTGCCGTCGACCGCCGAGTACTTGCGCTGGCGTTTGCACGGATGGCCGACGGCATCGGCAACTCGTTTCTCATTATCGTTATCCCACTGTACGTGACGAGTGAGGCCGTCGGTGGACCGACGTTTGGCCTTTCGGAGGCGATGATCATCGGGATCATCCTCTCGCTGTTTGGGTTTCTCAACAGTAGCTTTCAGCCACTAACGGGGCGGCTCTCGGATCGAACGGGGCGACGAAAGCTGTTCATCCTGATTGGATTAGGTGGACTGGCAGTGACGAATCTCGCGTACGTATTAGCAGGGAGCTACATCTCGCTGGTCGTCATCCGTGGCTTGCAGGGGATCAGCGTCTCATTTATCATCCCCGCGTCGGTCGCGCTGGTGAACGAACTCGCGACGACGGGCGACCGCGGCGGCAATATGGGCGTCTACAACACGTTCCGACTGGTTGGCTTCGGCGCAGGCCCGGTCGCCGCCGGCGCGGTGGTCAATCTCGGCCCCTACACGCTCCCCGGTGGCCTGTCGATCACGGGCTTCGACGCGGCCTTCTATATCGCCGTCGTGACCGCCGCGCTCAGCTACCTGCTCGTAACCATCCTCATCACCGACCCCGACACGACGGACGCGACCGCAGGCGCAGACCTCTCGATTGACGTCTGGGACCGCTCGGGCTCGAAGGTCTTCGATCCCATCTTCACGCTCGGGCTTGCCTCGCTGTTTATGGCCGCCTCGATTGCCCTGTTTGCGACAATCCAGCCACAGGTGAACGAACGTCTCGGGCAGGGGGCGACCTGGTTTGGCCTGCAGTTTGCGGCGTTTATCGTCGCCCAGATCGTCTTGCAGACACCGATTGGTCGGGCCTGCGACCGGTTCGGACGGCGGCCGTTCATCGTCACCGGAATGGTAATTCTGGTGCCATCGACGCTGGTGCAAGGATTCATCCTGACTCCCGAGTCGATGTTTGTCGCACGGCTTGCTCAGGGTATCGCAGGCGCGATGGTGTTCGCGCCGGCACTCGCACTCGCTGGCGACCTCGCGCCCGAGGGTGAATCCGGCTCGAAACTCTCCGTGTTGACGATGGCCTTTGGCTTTGGGATCGCCATTGGGCCGTTCTCCTCGGGCGCGCTGATCGAGTACGGCTTC is drawn from Natronolimnobius sp. AArcel1 and contains these coding sequences:
- a CDS encoding methyltransferase domain-containing protein; protein product: MTGRDTDDDSAGDSLESESEHDGDRVPVLLVRGDREFLVQPGEEMGTDLGVLEVPEDVQAGQTLETHLDEEFQVRRLRGPDLFHHFERTGAPMVPRDIGLVIGETGIARGDRVLDAGTGTGVLAAMMARAGAEVVTYERKGDFADVARENMDLGGVSDTVDVRTGDLLENLDDLESSSFDVLTLDTGDADDAIAHAPDLLVEGGFVAVYSPFIESTRAVVETAREVGLANIRTRETIQREMQFDDRGSRPSTAPVGHTGYLTLARNE
- a CDS encoding MOSC domain-containing protein; amino-acid sequence: MNARGTVDGIYIAPDSGEPMESVDTVEAVADRGLRGDRYFREQGLYDRREDLPEGTGVTLIEAEALEAAMRDEDTDVEPQETRRNILTRDVALNHLIDREFRVGEATLVGVRLCEPCSYMESLAETTGAVEALVHRGGLNATIVESGSITVDDEIVL
- a CDS encoding transcription factor S, which translates into the protein MEFCDECGSMMKADGGIWECGSCGFTKPKGDADQYTVTDDQEASEVIESSGETSLPETDALCPECENDRAHWYMQQIRSADESETRFFICTECEHKWREDDN
- a CDS encoding carboxypeptidase-like regulatory domain-containing protein; its protein translation is MHANRRTFIRRSSAATAGLFGVAAATPTATADEPADDMALVEGQLRYGESPAGDVTVAFDEDTSTETASNGRYDQELEPGTYTVAVDEGGYVADTEEIELEAGDTTSVTFDLEREWGPEEGEIEVAIVEPGGGSTLESRVTIFGNGETHSVVAPNGRLPDGERWTTGLVVPEGWWEIHVEGVEGYGDGYEEVYVEAGEDVRALIDLAEQPRPISKTALVSGEITDEDGDPVDDATVRLRGERSTRVETTDEDGEFDAKLEHGQYTLDVFADGYDRAETDVVARFGRMVEPEITLETD
- a CDS encoding MFS transporter → MRRLLEWLRTPVSWTSWLFGVLIAQFAVDRRVLALAFARMADGIGNSFLIIVIPLYVTSEAVGGPTFGLSEAMIIGIILSLFGFLNSSFQPLTGRLSDRTGRRKLFILIGLGGLAVTNLAYVLAGSYISLVVIRGLQGISVSFIIPASVALVNELATTGDRGGNMGVYNTFRLVGFGAGPVAAGAVVNLGPYTLPGGLSITGFDAAFYIAVVTAALSYLLVTILITDPDTTDATAGADLSIDVWDRSGSKVFDPIFTLGLASLFMAASIALFATIQPQVNERLGQGATWFGLQFAAFIVAQIVLQTPIGRACDRFGRRPFIVTGMVILVPSTLVQGFILTPESMFVARLAQGIAGAMVFAPALALAGDLAPEGESGSKLSVLTMAFGFGIAIGPFSSGALIEYGFHVPFIFGTVLAAMGAVLVYTQVEESLESTEPIPLPFVGSD